ATCGACTATCTCGACGCCGGCACCAGCGGAGGCGTGTGGGGGTACGAACGCGGTTACTGCCTGATGATCGGCGGGCCGAAGGGGGCCGTGGCGCGGATCGAGCCGATCTTCGCCACGCTGGCGCCGGGCCAGGGGGATATCCCACTCACGCCGGGGCGCGATCCGAAGGAGAGCACCGCCGAGAAGGGCTACCTGCACTGCGGTCCCGCAGGAGCCGGCCACTTTGTCAAAATGGTTCACAACGGCATCGAGTATGGCGTCATGCAGGCCTACGCCGAAGGCTTCGACATCATGCGCAACGTGTTGCAGGAGGCCATTCCGGCGAATCGCCGCTACGAACTGAACCTGGCCGACATCGCCGAAGTCTGGCGCCGCGGCAGCGTGATCGGTTCGTGGCTGCTCGATCTCACCGCGATGGCGTTGGCAGAAGACGAACAACTCAAGGAATTCACCGGCTACGTACACGACTCGGGCGAAGGGCGCTGGACGATCGCCGCAGCGCTGGAAGAAGCCGTGCCCGCCGAAGTCCTCTCGGCGGCGCTCTACACGCGCTTCCGCTCCCGAGAAGAGCACAGCTTTGCCGAGAAGGTGCTCTCCGCGATGCGGAACAAGTTTGGCGGGCATGTCGAGGCGCACTAGCGCTCGCAGAAAGGGCGTTCGCCATGCACAGGCTGCCAGCCTGTGCAGATCGATGACCGAGCGAAGCATGATCCTCAACAGGAGTTTCCCATGACGGACGGCCAGGCCGTGCCGCAGGTCGATGCGAACAGTCCAGCTCCGGCCGGTCCCTGCCTCTTTGTCGTCTTCGGGGCGACCGGCGACCTGACGAAGCGCAAGCTGATGCCCTCGCTCTACAATCTGGCGCAGGGGGGGCATCTCAGCGAAAACTTCGCCGTGATCGGCGTGGCCTTCGACGAGCTGTCGACCGACGAGTTCCGCCGTCGTATGACCGAAGAGGACGTGCAGTACCAGTCGAACAAGATCGACCCCGCGGTCTTGGAACGATTTGCCTCGCGGATGCATTACGTGAAGGGGGACTTTCACGATCCCGATCTGTATCGCCGACTGGGCGAGACCATCTCGCAGGTCGATCACGAGTGCCAGACCGGGGGCAACTGCCTGTTCTACCTGGCGATCTCGCCGACGCTGTTCGGCGAGGTGGTGCGACAATTGGGCGCTGCCGGCCTGACGCGCGAAGGGGCGCCTCCCGCTGGCTCGGCAGCCACCGATATGCCGGCTCACGGCTGGCGCCGAGTCATTGTGGAGAAACCGTTCGGGCGCGATCTGGAATCGGCCGCGGCGCTGAATCGCGAGCTGGGCTCCGTGCTCGACGAGAGCCAGATCTATCGCATCGATCACTATCTCGGCAAAGAAACGGTCCAGAACATCCTCGTCTTCCGCTTTGCCAACGGTATCTTCGAGCCGATCTGGAACCACCGTTACATCGACCACGTGCGCATCACCGTGGCCGAAAGCCTGGGCGTGGAAGAACGGGGCGGATACTACGATCATTCGGGCGCGCTACGCGATATGATCCCCAACCACCTGTTCCAACTGGTGGCGATGGTGGGCATGGAGTCTCCCATCTCGTTCGATGCCGATGCCGTGCGCGATGAAAAGGCGAAGGTGCTCCGTGCCATTCATCCGCTCGCCCCAGAGGACGTGCTACAGAATGCCGTCCGTGGGCAATACGGCGCGGGGAAGATCGGCGACCGCCAGATCATCCCCTATCGCTCGGCGCCCCAGGTCGCGCCCGACTCGCACACCGAGACGTTCGTCGCCCTGCGCCTGATGATCGACAACTGGCGTTGGGCCGGCGTGCCGTTCTATCTGCGCACGGGCAAATGCCTGCCCGAGCGAGTTACCGAGGTGGTGATCCAGTTCAAGCGGGCGCCGTTCTCGCTGTTTCGGGGCACGCCGGTCGAACATCTGGCGGCGAATCAGCTCGTGCTGCGCATCCAGCCCGACGAAGGGATCTCGCTGCGCTTCGCGGCGAAGCTGCCAGGGCTCGAGGTGCGCACCGGCGGCGTAAACATGGATTTTTCGTACGAGGATTACTTCGGCGGCACGACGATGACCGGTTACGAGACGCTGATCTACGACTGCATGATCGGCGACGCGACCCTCTTCCAACGCGACGACTTCGTCATGGCGGGCTGGTCGGTGGTGCAGCCGGTGATCGACGTGTGGCAATCGCTCCCGCCGCGCGACTTCCCCAACTACACGGCCGGCACGTGGGGCCCCCCCGCGGCAGAAAAACTCTGGGCCGCTGGGCGGAATTTCTAAAAGCCGGGTAGTGACGGCATATACTCTGTGTGGCACTACAAGCTTGCCCGAGACTGTCCGGAAGTTGGTGTTAGCCCCGAAGTGGCGAACACATGAGCAGTGTTGACGCCGCACACGTTCGCCAGACGCTGGACGAGAGTTACCGCACCGATTCGCGGCGAGTGTTTGCGACGCTGGTGCGGTTGCTGGGCGACTTCGATCTCGCCGAGGAGGCCTTGAGCGACGCCTACGCCTCGGCCGCCCAGCAGTGGCCCCGCGAAGGCGTGCCGGCAAATCCCCGAGCGTGGCTCGTCTCGGCCGGTCGCTTCAAGGCGATCGATGCGGTGCGGCGGCGGGCACGCTTCGACGCTTCACTCGAAACAATCTCGCGCCGGCTCGACAAAGCCACGAGCAGCGGCCAGGATTTCGACGACGAGAAGATCGAAGACGATCGTCTGCGGCTGATCTTCACCTGCTGCCATCCGGCGATCGACCCGAAGGTGCAAGTGCCGCTGACGCTGCGCGAGGTGTGCGGCCTGACGACCGAAGAGATCGCCAGCGCCTTCCTGACGGCTCCGGCCACGATGGCGCAGCGCATCGTGCGCGGCAAGGCGAAGATCCGCGACGCGGGCATTCCGTTTGCTATTCCCCGCGCTGCCGACTTTCCGGAACGAGTCGCCTCGGTGTTGGGGGTGATCTACCTGGTGTTCAACGAGGGATACGCCGCCTCGTCGGGCGATACGCTGACGCGTCCCGATGTCTCGCAGGAGGCGATCCGGTTGGGTCGTTTGCTGAGCGAGTTGCTGCCCGACCCTGAGGTTAAAGGACTGCTGGCTCTGATGCTGTTGCAGGAGTCTCGCCGCGAGGCGCGTGCCACGGCCGAGGGAGATATCATCCTGCTCGAGCAGCAAGACCGGACGAAGTGGGATGCGAGCCTGATCGCCGAGGGTTTGGAACTGGTCGAGCGGGCAATCGCGAGCCGGCAGTTTGGCGCCTATACGGTTCAGGCGGCGATCGCGGCGGTACATGCCAGCGCCAAAAACGCCGCTGATACGAACTGGCCGCAGATCGTCGCGCTGTACGATGCGCTGCTGGCGATCCATCCTTCGCCGGTGGTCGAATTGAATCGCGCGGTGGCCGTCGCCCTGAGCTCCGGTCCCGAGGCGGGGCTCGCCCTGATCGAGGCGATTCTCGAACGGGGCGATCTGGCGGAGTATCATCTTGCCCACGCGGCCGCGGGCAAGTTCAACTCGCAACTGGGCCGGCGCGAAGCTGCCCGAACCGCGTACGAACGGGCCCTGGCTCTCGCCCGGCAGGAGCCCGAGCGGCGATTTCTGCGGCAATGTCTGCACGAGCTGGCCGAGCCAGGCGCCGGCCAGCCGTCGTAAGGCGTTTCGCGCCAGCGTGTTGCCGTGGCCCCCTCCCCCTGCTTGCGGCTGGCGGAGAAAATCTTGGCGAAGATTTGCCCGGCGGATGTCGATTCGTGGCGGCGGCGCTCGACTACTGGTTGAAAGACAAATTCGACATCCAGAAGCTCCAAGAAGCGTACGACGGCAAGTGATCGTGCAGGGCCGGACGACATTCGACGAGAGAAACCTCGCAGAGGAGATCGCGATGAAATACATGCTGTTGATCTACAGCCCGGAGCAAGCCTGGACCTCCGACGAATGGAACCAATGCGTGGGGACCTCGCTGGAGATTTGCCAGGAGTTGGCCGCAAAGGGGCAACTCATCGGGGCCTCGCCGCTCCATCCGGTGGCGACGGGGGCCACGGTGCGCGTCCGCGAGCAGAAGCCACTCGTCACCGCCGGGCCCTTTGCCGAGACCGTCGAACAACTCGGGGGCTATTACCTCTTGGATGTCGAGAACCTGGACGAGGCCATCGCCATCGCCAGTCGGCTTCCTCCAGCCAAGAAGGGGACCGTCGAGATCCGGCCCATCATGCCACTCGAGGGATTGCCCAGCGAAAAGCTGAAAGCCGAGCCTTCGGGCGCCGCATCGCAACTCAAGAAGTTCATGTTCCTGTGCTACGACGACGAAGAGTATTGGAACAACGCAGGCCCCGAGGCCCTGCGTGCGGCGATGGACGAGGCCGCCGCGCTGGCGCATCGTATCGACGCGAAAGGCCAGTATCTGAGCGCCTCGCCATTGCATCCGACTTCGACCGCCACTAGCGTGCGCGTGCGCGATGGCGTGAAGTCGGTGACCGACGGTCCCTTTGCCGAGACGCGCGAAGTCTTGGGGGGCTTCTATCTGATTCTGGCCAGGGACCAGGACGAGGCGCTCGACTATGCAGCCCAGCACTCGGGGGCAAGAGTGGGTGCGGTCGAGGTGCGCCAAGTGTACGACCTGCCCGCGCCGGTGCTGACGACAGAAAAATAACTCGCGCTGGTCGATTCGCCTGCGTCGCGCACGACTAATGAACGAAGGGACTTCGAGATCCCAGCCTTGCGAATCCGCCGCCACGGAAAACGACACGCACCAGGAGCAATCATGACGACCGCCATTACCCCCTATCTGTTCTTTTCCGGCCGCTGCGAAGAGGCGCTGGAGTTTTATCGCCAGGCGCTCGACGCCGAGATCGAAATGGTCATGCGGTTCAACGAGAGCCCCGACGCTCCCCCTCCCGGCATGTTGCAGGCAGGCTTCGAGACGAAAGTGATGCATGCCTCGTTCGTCGTGGGAAACTGCCGAGTCATGGCCTCCGACGGCTGCGACGACCAATCGAAGTTCGACGGATTCCGCCTGGCGCTGACCATGGCGGATGAGGCTGCCGCTCACAAAACGTTCAACGCCCTGGCCGACGGCGGCAACGCCGATATGCCGCTCGGCAAGACCTTCTGGTCTCCCTGCTATGGCATGGTCACCGATCGATTCAATGTCGGTTGGATGGTGATGGTGCCGGGCGAAGCGCCACAATCGTAGACAAAAAATCACAGGCAATCCATTTCAGTTCAGGTCAGCACAACACCATGTCCTCGAAAACACCACGCATCATCGGCTGGGTTCTGAGTGTGCTCATCTCGCTGTTCCTGATCGGCGCGAGCGGGGTTCCCAAATTCATCGAGTGGGAAGGCAAAGCCGAGATGTTCGACAAGATGGGAGTCACCAACGACCTGATCATGAAGATCGGCG
This genomic window from Pirellulales bacterium contains:
- the gnd gene encoding decarboxylating 6-phosphogluconate dehydrogenase, which gives rise to MQLGMIGLGRMGANMVRRLIAGGHECVVFDLSPDAVKKVAAETGATGATSLEDLVAKLKAPRAVWVMVPAGGPTESTVQALAKLLAKGDAIIDGGNSFYQDDVRRSELLAPLGIDYLDAGTSGGVWGYERGYCLMIGGPKGAVARIEPIFATLAPGQGDIPLTPGRDPKESTAEKGYLHCGPAGAGHFVKMVHNGIEYGVMQAYAEGFDIMRNVLQEAIPANRRYELNLADIAEVWRRGSVIGSWLLDLTAMALAEDEQLKEFTGYVHDSGEGRWTIAAALEEAVPAEVLSAALYTRFRSREEHSFAEKVLSAMRNKFGGHVEAH
- the zwf gene encoding glucose-6-phosphate dehydrogenase, giving the protein MTDGQAVPQVDANSPAPAGPCLFVVFGATGDLTKRKLMPSLYNLAQGGHLSENFAVIGVAFDELSTDEFRRRMTEEDVQYQSNKIDPAVLERFASRMHYVKGDFHDPDLYRRLGETISQVDHECQTGGNCLFYLAISPTLFGEVVRQLGAAGLTREGAPPAGSAATDMPAHGWRRVIVEKPFGRDLESAAALNRELGSVLDESQIYRIDHYLGKETVQNILVFRFANGIFEPIWNHRYIDHVRITVAESLGVEERGGYYDHSGALRDMIPNHLFQLVAMVGMESPISFDADAVRDEKAKVLRAIHPLAPEDVLQNAVRGQYGAGKIGDRQIIPYRSAPQVAPDSHTETFVALRLMIDNWRWAGVPFYLRTGKCLPERVTEVVIQFKRAPFSLFRGTPVEHLAANQLVLRIQPDEGISLRFAAKLPGLEVRTGGVNMDFSYEDYFGGTTMTGYETLIYDCMIGDATLFQRDDFVMAGWSVVQPVIDVWQSLPPRDFPNYTAGTWGPPAAEKLWAAGRNF
- a CDS encoding RNA polymerase sigma factor, whose protein sequence is MSSVDAAHVRQTLDESYRTDSRRVFATLVRLLGDFDLAEEALSDAYASAAQQWPREGVPANPRAWLVSAGRFKAIDAVRRRARFDASLETISRRLDKATSSGQDFDDEKIEDDRLRLIFTCCHPAIDPKVQVPLTLREVCGLTTEEIASAFLTAPATMAQRIVRGKAKIRDAGIPFAIPRAADFPERVASVLGVIYLVFNEGYAASSGDTLTRPDVSQEAIRLGRLLSELLPDPEVKGLLALMLLQESRREARATAEGDIILLEQQDRTKWDASLIAEGLELVERAIASRQFGAYTVQAAIAAVHASAKNAADTNWPQIVALYDALLAIHPSPVVELNRAVAVALSSGPEAGLALIEAILERGDLAEYHLAHAAAGKFNSQLGRREAARTAYERALALARQEPERRFLRQCLHELAEPGAGQPS
- a CDS encoding VOC family protein, producing the protein MMTTAITPYLFFSGRCEEALEFYRQALDAEIEMVMRFNESPDAPPPGMLQAGFETKVMHASFVVGNCRVMASDGCDDQSKFDGFRLALTMADEAAAHKTFNALADGGNADMPLGKTFWSPCYGMVTDRFNVGWMVMVPGEAPQS